The Chryseobacterium suipulveris genome window below encodes:
- a CDS encoding ABC transporter permease, whose product MVDYILEISEEKVVTNFLIKEENPFVEEDHFSEPGLIENAAQTCSAIVGQSFFGDGKENVKLIGFITNIKKVSIFEVPKVGEQILTKAELVAKFGNICTMKCSTFCGERLLSEAEINLFIKETNA is encoded by the coding sequence ATGGTGGATTACATCCTGGAGATTTCTGAAGAAAAAGTGGTGACTAATTTTTTGATTAAAGAGGAGAATCCCTTCGTTGAAGAAGACCATTTTTCTGAACCTGGGCTGATCGAAAACGCCGCTCAAACCTGTTCGGCAATTGTAGGACAAAGTTTCTTTGGCGACGGAAAGGAAAACGTGAAGCTCATCGGATTTATTACCAATATCAAGAAAGTCAGTATTTTTGAAGTTCCGAAAGTTGGAGAACAAATTCTGACAAAAGCAGAACTGGTCGCAAAATTTGGAAATATCTGCACAATGAAATGCAGCACTTTTTGTGGCGAACGTTTATTGAGCGAGGCAGAAATCAACCTTTTCATTAAAGAGACCAACGCATGA
- a CDS encoding formimidoylglutamase: protein MNLDDILIPPKEFKTEKWQLGNIISNEIKEDGIALVFCSDYRGIKFGEAEIFDYVNVRRELYRLSKLDFEIPICDLGDLISGKSHQDTHYVLQEVLSMCHYKNAIPIIIGGSNDLAHSLFSALNFHQKNINYTQISNIISLLNEGEEINEKNFLAKILSSKTFSIKNYHHLGYQKHLNEIDSVKLMKEVEFEIIRLAEMMNSTEKTEPYFRRADLITVNCDAVESYGDGFSVNPQVNGLNRREICAYMKEIGLSENLKSAGIFNFNANSSEHLNHQLLAQMIWHLIEGVNIQKSHPKERHFETFWVMIDDNQFAFKRDTFSGLWYFGDDEKTENLIPCSRFEYEAAKQGMLDKRFMKS from the coding sequence ATGAACCTCGACGACATCCTGATTCCGCCAAAAGAATTCAAGACCGAAAAATGGCAGCTCGGCAATATCATCAGCAACGAAATTAAGGAAGACGGAATTGCCCTGGTTTTCTGCTCGGATTATCGCGGCATCAAATTCGGGGAGGCAGAAATTTTCGACTACGTCAATGTTCGGAGAGAGTTGTACCGACTTTCCAAACTCGATTTTGAAATTCCAATTTGCGATTTGGGCGACCTGATTTCGGGGAAGTCGCATCAGGATACGCATTATGTTCTACAGGAAGTACTCTCGATGTGTCATTACAAAAACGCGATTCCCATAATCATCGGTGGAAGCAATGATTTGGCGCATTCTCTTTTTTCGGCATTAAACTTCCACCAAAAAAATATCAACTACACTCAGATTTCAAACATCATCTCGCTCCTCAACGAAGGTGAAGAGATTAATGAAAAGAACTTTCTGGCAAAAATTCTCAGTTCAAAGACCTTCAGTATTAAGAACTATCACCATCTCGGTTATCAGAAACACCTCAACGAAATCGATTCGGTAAAACTGATGAAGGAGGTGGAATTTGAAATCATCCGTTTGGCGGAAATGATGAACTCCACCGAAAAAACAGAACCCTATTTCAGAAGAGCGGATCTGATTACGGTAAACTGCGACGCGGTGGAAAGTTATGGCGACGGTTTCTCGGTAAACCCACAAGTGAACGGACTTAATAGAAGAGAAATCTGCGCTTATATGAAGGAAATCGGATTAAGCGAAAACCTGAAATCGGCGGGGATTTTCAACTTTAACGCCAATTCTTCGGAGCATCTTAACCATCAACTTTTGGCGCAGATGATTTGGCATTTGATCGAGGGGGTCAACATTCAGAAATCGCACCCAAAAGAAAGACATTTCGAAACTTTTTGGGTGATGATCGACGATAACCAGTTTGCGTTTAAGAGAGATACGTTCAGCGGTTTATGGTATTTCGGCGATGATGAGAAAACCGAAAACCTGATTCCGTGCTCAAGATTCGAATACGAAGCCGCAAAACAGGGAATGCTCGACAAAAGGTTTATGAAAAGCTGA
- a CDS encoding beta-ketoacyl-ACP synthase III has product MNEVYITKSSVYLPNEPINNDEMENYLGLVNGKPSKAKALILRNNGITTRYYALDKNGKSTHTNAEITANAVEQLFDDQFTRDDLQLISCGTTSADQIQPSHSSMVHGLLNNGKSIEINTSTGLCNAGMNAFNYAFLSVKAGTVDNAVCVGSERFSAWMTADKFNHEVENLKQLEEKPIVAFKREFLRWMLSDGAGAFLLQNKPRENSVNLRVEFIDFYSYAHEIETCMYSGAEKQEDGTLKSWADYPSDEWLKESIFALKQDTRLLDEFILKKGAQSLRASFDKHNIKPEDMDHVLAHISSNYFKVGLKEEFAAVGLDFPWEKWYYNLSEVGNIGAGSIFIATSELMNSGKLKKGEKVLLCVPESGRFAYSCALLTVC; this is encoded by the coding sequence ATGAACGAAGTATATATCACAAAATCATCAGTTTACCTTCCGAACGAACCCATCAATAACGATGAAATGGAGAATTATCTCGGTTTGGTCAACGGAAAACCCTCTAAAGCGAAAGCATTAATTTTAAGAAACAACGGAATCACGACCCGTTATTACGCTTTAGACAAAAACGGAAAGTCAACTCACACCAATGCCGAAATTACTGCAAATGCCGTTGAACAACTGTTTGACGATCAGTTTACAAGAGATGATCTGCAGCTGATTTCGTGCGGAACAACTTCGGCGGACCAGATTCAGCCATCACATTCTTCGATGGTTCACGGACTTTTGAATAATGGGAAATCGATTGAAATCAATACTTCTACTGGATTGTGTAATGCGGGAATGAACGCTTTCAACTACGCTTTTCTTTCAGTAAAAGCGGGAACTGTTGACAACGCGGTTTGTGTCGGTTCCGAGAGATTTTCTGCGTGGATGACCGCGGATAAATTCAACCACGAAGTTGAAAATTTAAAGCAATTGGAAGAAAAACCAATTGTCGCCTTCAAAAGAGAATTCCTTCGCTGGATGCTTTCCGACGGAGCTGGAGCGTTTTTGCTACAAAATAAACCGAGAGAAAATTCCGTGAACCTCCGTGTGGAATTCATCGATTTTTATTCCTACGCACACGAAATCGAAACCTGTATGTATTCAGGCGCTGAAAAGCAGGAAGACGGAACTTTGAAATCCTGGGCAGATTACCCGTCCGACGAATGGCTGAAAGAATCGATCTTCGCACTGAAGCAGGATACGCGGCTTTTAGATGAATTTATTTTGAAGAAAGGAGCGCAGTCTTTGCGGGCATCTTTCGACAAACACAATATCAAACCCGAAGATATGGACCACGTTTTGGCGCACATTTCTTCGAACTATTTCAAAGTTGGTTTGAAGGAAGAATTCGCCGCAGTTGGTCTGGATTTCCCTTGGGAAAAATGGTATTACAACCTTTCGGAAGTTGGAAACATCGGTGCAGGTTCGATCTTTATCGCCACCTCGGAACTGATGAATTCAGGAAAACTGAAAAAAGGTGAAAAAGTGTTACTCTGTGTTCCAGAAAGTGGAAGATTTGCATATTCCTGCGCTTTATTGACGGTTTGTTAA
- a CDS encoding dialkylrecorsinol condensing enzyme DarA: protein MAKNILVTYYSQTGQLEEIVKNVTKALAEKKEEFNVVYYEIKLKNDFEFPWKSEVFYDTFPESYLQVPREILPPPEEVLNTKFDLVIFGYQVWFLTPSIPVISFLKSEYAEKILSNTKLITVSGTRNMWMLSQEKLKVYFRKLNMQLVGNIALVDRHDNYTSVITILNWMQTGKKEQPKPLPSAGVDDKEIAASTKYGTIILPYAEKENYDGMQQELVKNGAVEVRPFLLKVETVGNKLFTVFSKLIKNNPHKRKFWVSVYKFYLFFAIWIVSPIVLFFFTILTPFFWNKRQKQIKHFQGI from the coding sequence ATGGCGAAGAACATCCTTGTCACGTATTATTCCCAAACCGGACAGCTCGAGGAAATTGTAAAAAATGTCACCAAAGCACTCGCTGAAAAAAAGGAGGAATTCAACGTTGTCTATTACGAAATCAAACTGAAAAACGACTTTGAATTCCCCTGGAAATCTGAGGTTTTCTATGACACCTTTCCAGAGTCTTACCTGCAGGTTCCACGAGAAATTTTGCCACCTCCCGAAGAAGTTCTGAACACCAAATTCGATCTGGTTATTTTTGGTTATCAGGTTTGGTTCCTCACTCCTTCGATTCCTGTAATCTCTTTTCTGAAAAGCGAATATGCCGAAAAAATATTGAGCAATACGAAACTTATTACGGTTTCAGGAACAAGAAATATGTGGATGCTTTCTCAGGAAAAACTGAAAGTTTACTTCAGAAAACTCAATATGCAGTTGGTCGGAAACATCGCTCTGGTCGATCGTCACGACAATTATACCAGTGTAATCACCATTCTGAACTGGATGCAGACCGGCAAAAAAGAACAGCCAAAACCACTCCCAAGCGCTGGAGTTGACGATAAGGAAATCGCGGCTTCCACCAAATACGGAACCATTATTCTACCTTATGCCGAAAAAGAAAATTACGACGGAATGCAGCAGGAACTCGTGAAAAACGGAGCTGTAGAAGTACGACCATTTCTGTTAAAAGTTGAAACCGTTGGAAATAAACTCTTTACGGTTTTCTCTAAACTGATCAAAAACAATCCGCACAAAAGGAAGTTTTGGGTGAGTGTTTACAAATTCTATTTATTTTTTGCAATTTGGATTGTTTCGCCGATTGTGTTGTTTTTTTTCACTATTTTAACACCGTTTTTTTGGAATAAAAGACAAAAGCAAATCAAACATTTTCAAGGAATTTAA
- a CDS encoding DUF2062 domain-containing protein, whose protein sequence is MKNFIKNTIQSQKVFYRYFRRKGLKRFLKENILESDGSNETKAKSIALGVFIGLSPFWGLHSFLAITLSVYFKLNKLLSFMFSQLTLPPLIPVIIFLSMMVGSPFVKESVSFENATFDLEFIKQNIVQYTIGSLILATAAAAVFGFGSYFLLKMLDPKRSRR, encoded by the coding sequence TTGAAAAATTTCATTAAAAATACCATCCAGAGCCAAAAAGTATTCTACCGCTACTTCCGCAGGAAGGGGCTGAAAAGGTTTCTTAAAGAAAATATTCTTGAAAGCGACGGCAGCAACGAAACCAAGGCGAAATCAATCGCATTGGGCGTTTTCATTGGATTGTCGCCTTTTTGGGGACTGCACTCTTTTTTGGCAATTACGCTCTCTGTGTATTTCAAACTCAATAAGCTGCTATCTTTTATGTTCTCGCAACTTACTTTACCACCACTGATTCCCGTGATTATTTTCCTTTCGATGATGGTGGGATCGCCTTTTGTAAAAGAAAGTGTGAGTTTTGAAAACGCAACTTTCGACCTGGAATTTATCAAGCAAAACATTGTGCAGTACACCATCGGAAGCTTGATTTTGGCGACCGCGGCAGCTGCAGTTTTTGGTTTCGGCTCTTATTTTCTCCTAAAAATGCTCGATCCGAAACGAAGCCGCCGATAA
- a CDS encoding MMPL family transporter, giving the protein MHRFFISIFWFIQKNKISTVLVAMTLLAVCGFFGSKIHFEEDINQIIPKNDKSDITAKVLKQLNFSDQIVVIIEQKGDTDEFALSETADSFLDKITPLKKYINNVQGKVDEEEITQTFDFVNQNLPLFLNDNDYREISQKLNSDSIAKKVEQNYAALVSPTSLVTKNFIKKDPLGISFLGLKKLESLNMGNDFRLENNYIVTKDGKHLLLFIEPKFGGAETKNNEVFADGLDTIKDQLNQRFKEKTEISYFGSPIIAVANAKQIKSDIQKTVVIALVVLLALLIFYFRNLFTPIIIFLPTVFAVGIALCSIYFLRDRISAISLSVGAILLGITVDYALHVLTHLKKSGNIEELYREITQPVLMSSFTTAISFLCLVFVHSEALIDLGIFASISVLSSSFFALIIVPQLYHPKEVENQKPNFIDRIGSYDYDKNKFLLIFCSIVIIACFFGFSKVKFNENIGNLNFVPDEMKKTERKLEQLSDITSKSIYTVSYGKSEAEALEKNTQLFEFLNDNKTKNGIISFSSVGEVVLSKKEQQEKIEKWNSFWNAERKKQVTEDLVKNGNKFGFNENAFSDFQGLLTKTFEPISLDEYQTLKPLQLQNFINEKDGLYTVSNIVKIDEKSRDQFIKSVEEKGGIIAIDRQQMNENFLGLLKKDFGSLINYSLIAIVLILFVFFRKVELTMLAMVPIILTGIVTAGILYFFGMQLNIFSTIVCTLVFGVGVDFSIFLTQALMKENTTGKNVLPTYRTSIILAVLTTVLAIGTLIFAKHPALHSVASVALIGMFSVLIITFSLYPFLFRLLIIKRQKKGLSQLTLRLFLHSVLSFAYYGIGGFLFSLFGHFFVPKAGKKGLLSIKKTMAAFLKSVLYSNPFVKKKVINPNNETFEKPAVIIANHTSFLDTLVIAMVTHKAVFLVNDWVYNSPVFGKMVRALGFYPVSQGIENGTEQLREKVEQGFSLMVFPEATRSSDNNVKRFHKGAFYLAEEFGLDILPIYIHGNSEVLPKNDYIIYNGSITAKVGNRISNTDLSFGKNYSERGKNINRLFREEFAKLRTEIEDEDYFKEKLFLSFLYKDSEVVAEVKNDFNANKKKYHALNSLIGKDDVVLHFSSDFGQKDILLTLQEASRTVYSFNSNLEKREIAKQNHNVKTRKIFYIDSLSEMKKSPDVLLISDKDFDWKFIETIPKKVVFLNVEPFFPEHTKFLPINNYDGIFIYGIE; this is encoded by the coding sequence ATGCACCGATTTTTTATTTCCATTTTTTGGTTTATTCAGAAAAACAAAATTTCCACTGTTTTAGTGGCGATGACGTTATTGGCGGTTTGCGGATTTTTCGGCTCGAAGATTCATTTTGAGGAAGACATCAACCAAATTATTCCAAAAAACGACAAATCCGATATCACAGCGAAAGTTCTTAAGCAGCTGAATTTCTCCGATCAAATTGTCGTTATCATCGAACAGAAAGGAGACACGGACGAATTCGCACTCTCCGAAACCGCCGACAGTTTTTTGGATAAAATCACTCCTTTAAAAAAATACATCAATAACGTACAGGGAAAAGTTGATGAGGAAGAAATCACCCAAACCTTCGATTTCGTCAACCAAAATCTGCCGTTGTTCCTGAATGATAACGACTACCGCGAAATTTCGCAAAAGCTAAACTCCGACAGCATCGCCAAAAAAGTTGAGCAAAATTATGCAGCGCTGGTTTCGCCGACGAGTTTGGTCACGAAAAACTTTATTAAAAAAGATCCGCTCGGAATCTCGTTTCTCGGACTGAAAAAACTGGAATCGCTGAATATGGGCAATGACTTCCGACTGGAAAACAATTACATCGTCACCAAAGACGGCAAACATCTCCTGCTTTTTATCGAACCCAAATTTGGCGGTGCCGAAACGAAAAACAACGAAGTTTTTGCTGACGGACTGGATACTATTAAGGATCAACTCAACCAACGGTTCAAAGAAAAAACCGAAATCAGTTATTTTGGTTCGCCAATTATCGCGGTTGCCAATGCGAAACAAATCAAGAGCGACATTCAGAAAACGGTGGTCATCGCACTGGTCGTACTTCTCGCGTTGTTGATCTTTTACTTTAGAAATCTTTTCACGCCGATCATTATTTTTCTTCCGACAGTTTTCGCAGTTGGGATTGCGTTGTGCAGCATCTATTTTTTGCGCGACAGGATTTCGGCGATTTCGCTGAGCGTGGGTGCAATTTTGCTGGGAATCACCGTTGATTACGCACTTCACGTTTTGACACACCTTAAAAAAAGCGGCAATATCGAAGAGCTTTACCGCGAAATCACACAACCTGTTCTAATGAGCAGCTTTACGACGGCGATCTCTTTTCTGTGCCTGGTTTTCGTGCATTCCGAGGCGTTGATCGATTTAGGAATTTTTGCATCGATAAGCGTCCTGAGTTCTTCATTTTTTGCATTGATCATTGTTCCCCAACTTTATCATCCGAAAGAAGTCGAAAACCAAAAACCCAACTTTATCGACCGTATCGGTTCCTACGATTACGACAAAAACAAGTTTCTGCTGATCTTCTGCTCCATCGTGATTATCGCGTGTTTCTTCGGTTTCAGCAAAGTGAAATTCAACGAAAATATCGGCAACCTGAATTTCGTGCCCGATGAAATGAAAAAGACCGAGCGCAAACTGGAACAACTTTCCGACATCACGTCGAAATCCATCTACACCGTTTCCTACGGAAAATCCGAAGCCGAAGCCCTAGAAAAAAACACCCAACTTTTCGAATTTTTAAACGACAACAAAACCAAAAACGGCATCATCAGCTTTTCATCGGTTGGCGAAGTGGTTCTGAGCAAAAAAGAGCAACAGGAAAAAATTGAAAAATGGAACAGCTTCTGGAATGCCGAACGAAAAAAACAGGTGACAGAAGACCTTGTTAAAAACGGCAACAAATTCGGCTTCAACGAAAATGCTTTTTCAGATTTTCAGGGATTGCTCACTAAAACTTTCGAACCCATTTCGCTCGACGAATACCAAACGCTGAAACCGCTTCAGCTCCAGAATTTCATTAATGAAAAAGATGGACTTTATACGGTTTCGAATATCGTGAAGATCGACGAAAAAAGCCGCGACCAATTTATAAAATCTGTTGAAGAAAAAGGAGGAATCATCGCAATCGACCGACAACAAATGAACGAGAACTTTCTCGGACTGCTCAAAAAAGATTTCGGCTCGCTCATCAATTATTCGCTTATCGCGATTGTTCTAATCCTGTTTGTGTTTTTTAGAAAGGTGGAACTCACAATGCTTGCGATGGTTCCCATCATTTTAACGGGGATTGTTACCGCGGGAATTCTGTATTTCTTCGGAATGCAGCTGAATATTTTTAGCACGATTGTGTGCACTTTGGTTTTCGGAGTTGGTGTAGATTTCAGCATTTTCCTTACACAGGCGCTGATGAAGGAAAACACCACAGGAAAAAATGTGCTTCCAACATACCGCACCTCGATTATTCTGGCTGTCTTAACTACGGTTTTGGCGATCGGAACTTTGATTTTCGCAAAACATCCCGCACTGCATTCCGTCGCATCAGTCGCATTGATTGGAATGTTTTCGGTGCTCATCATCACTTTTTCGCTCTACCCTTTTCTATTCCGACTTCTCATTATTAAAAGACAGAAAAAAGGTCTTTCGCAACTGACGCTCAGATTGTTCTTGCACTCGGTTTTGTCTTTTGCCTATTACGGAATTGGCGGATTTCTTTTCTCTCTTTTCGGGCATTTCTTCGTGCCAAAAGCTGGAAAAAAAGGACTGTTAAGTATTAAGAAAACAATGGCCGCTTTCCTGAAATCGGTATTGTATTCGAATCCATTTGTAAAGAAAAAAGTCATTAATCCCAACAATGAAACCTTTGAAAAACCCGCAGTAATCATCGCAAACCACACCTCTTTTCTGGATACTTTGGTTATTGCGATGGTGACTCACAAAGCGGTTTTCCTTGTAAATGACTGGGTGTATAACTCGCCCGTTTTTGGAAAAATGGTGAGAGCTTTGGGATTTTATCCCGTTTCGCAGGGAATTGAAAACGGTACCGAACAACTCCGCGAAAAGGTGGAACAGGGTTTTTCGTTAATGGTTTTTCCCGAAGCGACGCGATCTTCAGACAATAACGTGAAGCGATTTCACAAAGGGGCTTTTTATCTCGCGGAAGAATTTGGGCTCGATATTTTGCCGATCTACATCCACGGAAATTCCGAGGTTCTGCCCAAAAACGACTATATTATCTACAACGGTTCGATTACGGCGAAAGTGGGAAACAGAATTTCAAACACCGACCTGAGTTTCGGCAAAAATTATTCGGAAAGAGGCAAAAATATCAACAGACTTTTCCGTGAAGAATTTGCGAAACTGCGGACAGAAATTGAGGATGAAGATTATTTTAAAGAAAAACTTTTCCTTTCATTCCTTTATAAAGACAGCGAAGTGGTCGCAGAAGTAAAAAATGATTTTAACGCCAACAAGAAAAAATACCACGCATTAAATTCCCTGATCGGAAAAGACGATGTGGTGCTGCATTTCTCCTCAGATTTCGGGCAGAAAGATATTTTGCTTACGTTGCAGGAAGCATCACGAACGGTGTATTCCTTTAATTCCAATCTTGAAAAAAGAGAGATTGCAAAGCAGAACCACAATGTGAAAACTCGCAAGATTTTCTACATCGATTCACTTTCTGAAATGAAGAAATCTCCCGATGTACTACTCATTTCTGATAAAGATTTCGATTGGAAATTCATCGAAACCATTCCAAAAAAAGTTGTTTTTCTTAATGTGGAACCCTTCTTTCCAGAGCATACAAAATTTTTACCCATAAATAATTATGACGGAATTTTTATTTATGGCATAGAATGA
- the topA gene encoding type I DNA topoisomerase: protein MPKNLVIVESPAKAKTIQKYLGKEFEVKSSFGHIRDLPKKGMGIDLATFTPDYEVSPDKKKIVAELKTAVKNAETVWLASDEDREGEAIAWHLAQELKLKEDRTKRIVFHEITKNAILKAIENPRKIDQNLVNAQQARRVLDRIVGFEMSPVLWKKVKTGLSAGRVQSVAVRLVVEREKEIRDFVAKSTFKLDGVFLNSEKQEISAKLKKDFSEETEAEKFLELSKNTEFKVLNVEKKPGTRSASAPFTTSTLQQEASNRLGYGVTSTMRVAQRLYEEGYITYMRTDSVNLSQEAINGAKAQILSEFGEAYSNPRNYTTKSASAQEAHEAIRPTDFSVKSIGDAQLNKLYQLIYKRTLASQMANAKIEKTTIEIGNPKLPTQFEAQGEVIIFDGFLKVYGITKSDDDDEENNEKLLPKVSVGETLTFKKITAIEKFTKPAARYTEAALVKKLEELGIGRPSTYAPTIQTIQNREYVDKREVLPQEREILKMTLTKDIKKEILSEKFGGDKNKFVPTDIGEVVNEFLTENFAEILDYGFTARVEQEFDDIADGGKQWKNVMTSFYDFFHPRIEDVEEHADRATGERLLGKDPKSGKNVYARMGRYGAMIQIGEADDEQKTYASLMQSQNIATITLEEALELFKIPFDLKDFEGKSVTIGVGRFGPYVKWGETFISIPKGEDPLSVNQERAEEIINEKKIADAPIATYKGEPVTKGTGRFGPFIKYQSMFVNVPKKYDFENLSQSDINELIDAKLEKEANRYIQQWEKEKISIENGRWGPFIKFGKAMFKIPKNKKDEKYTAEALKEVSLDEVKKWITAQDKTAFAEKKKPAAKKAAARKIPAKKTAAKKK, encoded by the coding sequence ATGCCAAAAAATTTAGTAATCGTAGAGTCACCAGCAAAAGCAAAGACCATTCAGAAATATTTGGGAAAGGAGTTCGAAGTGAAATCAAGTTTCGGACATATCCGTGATTTGCCTAAGAAAGGAATGGGAATCGACCTTGCTACTTTTACTCCAGATTACGAAGTTTCACCCGACAAGAAAAAAATTGTCGCCGAACTGAAGACCGCTGTAAAAAATGCAGAAACAGTGTGGCTCGCTTCCGATGAGGACCGCGAAGGAGAAGCAATTGCATGGCATCTTGCGCAGGAATTAAAGCTGAAAGAAGACCGTACCAAAAGAATCGTCTTCCACGAAATCACGAAGAACGCCATTCTGAAAGCAATCGAAAATCCCAGAAAAATTGACCAAAATCTTGTAAACGCGCAGCAGGCGAGAAGAGTTCTCGACCGAATCGTTGGTTTCGAAATGTCGCCCGTTCTCTGGAAAAAAGTAAAGACGGGACTTTCCGCGGGAAGAGTGCAGTCCGTTGCAGTGAGGTTGGTTGTGGAGCGTGAAAAAGAGATACGCGATTTCGTTGCAAAATCCACTTTCAAACTCGACGGGGTTTTCCTCAATTCTGAAAAGCAGGAAATTTCCGCGAAACTCAAAAAAGATTTTTCTGAAGAAACTGAGGCGGAAAAATTTCTTGAACTTTCAAAAAACACCGAATTCAAAGTTCTAAATGTAGAGAAAAAACCTGGAACCCGTTCTGCATCCGCTCCTTTCACCACTTCTACTTTGCAGCAGGAAGCGAGTAACAGATTGGGATACGGCGTTACTTCGACGATGCGTGTTGCACAGCGACTCTATGAAGAAGGGTACATTACCTATATGAGAACCGATTCTGTGAATCTTTCGCAGGAAGCGATCAACGGTGCGAAAGCACAGATTCTTTCGGAGTTTGGCGAAGCGTATTCTAACCCAAGAAATTATACCACCAAATCTGCTTCCGCACAGGAAGCGCACGAAGCGATCCGACCAACCGATTTTTCAGTAAAGTCGATTGGCGATGCACAGCTGAACAAGCTTTATCAACTCATTTATAAAAGAACTTTGGCGTCGCAAATGGCGAATGCCAAAATTGAGAAGACTACTATTGAAATCGGGAATCCAAAACTTCCCACCCAGTTCGAAGCGCAAGGTGAAGTCATTATTTTCGACGGTTTCCTGAAGGTTTATGGAATCACCAAATCCGACGACGATGATGAGGAAAACAACGAAAAATTATTGCCTAAAGTTTCTGTGGGAGAAACCTTGACTTTCAAGAAAATCACCGCGATAGAAAAATTTACGAAACCTGCCGCAAGATATACCGAAGCCGCGTTGGTAAAAAAACTGGAGGAACTCGGAATCGGGCGACCTTCAACTTATGCACCGACGATTCAGACGATCCAAAACCGTGAATATGTCGATAAGAGAGAAGTGCTTCCGCAGGAAAGAGAAATCCTGAAAATGACTTTAACTAAAGACATTAAGAAAGAAATTCTATCTGAAAAATTCGGTGGCGACAAAAATAAGTTCGTTCCCACCGACATTGGTGAAGTGGTGAATGAATTCCTGACCGAAAACTTTGCAGAAATCCTTGATTACGGATTCACAGCAAGAGTGGAACAGGAATTTGACGATATTGCAGACGGCGGCAAACAATGGAAAAACGTGATGACCAGTTTCTACGATTTTTTCCACCCGAGAATTGAGGATGTGGAAGAACACGCGGATCGGGCAACAGGAGAGCGTTTGTTGGGTAAAGACCCGAAATCTGGCAAAAACGTTTATGCAAGAATGGGACGTTATGGAGCGATGATTCAAATTGGCGAAGCGGATGATGAGCAGAAAACTTATGCCTCATTAATGCAGAGTCAGAACATCGCGACGATCACTCTGGAAGAAGCTCTGGAGTTATTCAAAATTCCGTTCGATCTGAAAGATTTCGAAGGAAAATCCGTAACCATCGGTGTCGGAAGATTCGGACCGTATGTGAAATGGGGCGAAACCTTTATCTCGATTCCAAAAGGAGAAGACCCGCTTTCTGTAAATCAGGAAAGAGCGGAGGAAATCATCAACGAAAAGAAAATTGCCGACGCGCCGATCGCAACGTACAAAGGAGAACCAGTAACGAAAGGAACAGGAAGATTCGGCCCATTCATCAAATACCAATCGATGTTTGTGAATGTACCTAAGAAATATGATTTCGAAAACCTCTCACAAAGCGACATCAACGAGCTGATCGACGCCAAACTTGAAAAAGAGGCGAACCGCTACATCCAACAGTGGGAGAAAGAAAAAATCTCCATCGAAAACGGAAGATGGGGACCGTTTATCAAATTCGGGAAAGCGATGTTTAAGATTCCGAAAAATAAAAAGGATGAAAAATACACCGCTGAAGCGCTGAAGGAAGTTTCTTTGGACGAGGTGAAAAAATGGATCACCGCGCAGGACAAAACTGCTTTCGCAGAGAAGAAAAAACCAGCGGCAAAAAAGGCAGCTGCGAGAAAAATTCCTGCGAAGAAAACGGCAGCGAAAAAGAAATAG